A genomic segment from Centroberyx gerrardi isolate f3 chromosome 22, fCenGer3.hap1.cur.20231027, whole genome shotgun sequence encodes:
- the nktr gene encoding NK-tumor recognition protein isoform X2, giving the protein MGVKDRPQCYFDVELNREPVGRIVFQLFSDICPKTSKNFLCLCTGEKGTGKTTGKKLCFKGSTFHRVVKNFMVQGGDFTEGNGRGGESIYGGYFEDENFILKHDRAFLLSMANRGKDTNGSQFFITTKMAPHLDGVHVVFGLVISGFEVIKKIEGLKTDSASRPYADVRVVDCGQLITKSANDVLEGKRKRTSHSADSSLNSHELSSQFSSSMESESESVEKRRHRKHKRHAKSKRSKKKRRESKRDKHIDVLPSDQSPVAGEMAQGEGDMEGEKEQGGKREKPVVRPEEIPPVPENRFLLRRDMPSQEDKTEITEQEESSLTSDLKPAVTKSGRKIKGRGTMRYHTPTRSKSRSASVEERGSSETPPHWKEEMKRTKVYQPPSVERWSKGDKWDDRSDSAWSQSAERSSDHSSERSSLHRQIKKEKKKAKHKKKAKKRKHGKKKSSKSKPQEPYLSEGERSVSSGRRSKLRRSRSPSRSSSSQRRSATSRRPRSSLSSRDSRSYSRSYTSSQSKSRGRSRSRSYSRSRSLSRSRSRSLSRSRSQSFSPSRSRSRSRTRSRYRSRSFSRSRKRNLSRSPRKRKVSKPKPDALVHAPEKGPESKVAPVPRVPTVPAPESVPVIPLSDSPPPSRWKPGQKPWKPSYIHIQEIKAKPASSTLSSTGQVVDNVTENVQSLPNCLPEDSQSGYICTDKTHRPARRSRSGSSKSKSYSRSYSRSRSRSCSRSRSRSPQQYNSRSSSYSRSDSENSQKKSSIKQNSLDKEWKQYYSSLKRIKNLDKYISLPNSQESHSESEDRMGSEPSRNLNGSRRSSSLGNMKEKDNSQDQVTKHYSSKPVEDFNSRSEWDSDGDKVSQSNSANMSKKQKPAVETNEILDKRLSALAGWDSESDSEKVPARILASEKEEGEASSESEHETSRKTSEAVIAVAQRNSAASDQSEESPEKREPERHKSKKKAKRKHKHKRRGETKTGSHRTKDKAKRSKRKHQKLKETFHWQPPLEFGEEEDEDESQKEKRMEQKHSPGRVVKERPGRSPGADSMNEKDQNITSSRKNSSTQAEPHRQEYHRQMSNQQRTKEFIHENSKQTELQDQSSNKNGVNKMKLPSIQDQAESLDDMDICTPEHDTETIVEPPVTQDSFNNAPEFTLKTTSISSKMANKDSNIFPQQSAASVAFATTTGGLQDEVVAGKSSAAIDLKWKPLKGMSALQNVNLPPVTMKTVRLQESQSLKTQGVRMEIKSKSRVRPGSLFDEVRKTARLNQRPRNQESSSEEKSPSVVGTRGASRTRSPRKSRSASSHRSHSRGRSHSYSRSRSRSRSSSYSSRSRSRSRRRRGRGRSRSHSSTYRSYRSHSRTYSRSHSRSRSYDRRRRSRSDSSDSYSSRSRSRSVSRRRGRRRSDSYRSSDRRSRSYRSSSRSSSRRRSHSRSSRYS; this is encoded by the exons ATGGGGGTGAAAGACCGCCCTCAGTGTTACTTTGATGTGGAGCTCAACCGGGAACCAG ttggGCGCATAGTCTTTCAACTTTTTTCAGATATTTGTCCCAAGACAAGCAAAAACtttctttgtttgtgcactg GTGAAAAAGGAACTGGGAAAACCACAGGGAAAAAGCTGTGCTTCAAAGGCTCCACGTTTCACAGAGTTGTAAAGAACTTTATGGTCCAGGGAGGCGACTTCACTGAAG GaaatggaagaggaggagaatcTATATATGGTGGCTACTTTGAAG ATGAGAACTTCATTCTCAAACACGACAGAGCATTCCTGTTGTCGATGGCCAACCGTGGGAAGGACACCAACGGTTCACAGTTTTTCAT CACAACTAAGATGGCACCTCATCTAGATGG AGTCCACGTCGTCTTTGGCCTAGTCATCTCCGGCTTCGAAGTGATAAAGAAAATTGAGGGTCTGAAGACTGATTCAGCTAGCAGACCCTATGCTGACGTGAGAGTGGTTGACTGCGGGCAACTCATCACCAAGTCTGCTAATGATG TACTTGAAGGCAAGAGGAAAAGAACTTCCCATTCTGCAGACTCTTCCCTCAATTCCCATGAGTTGTCCTCTCAGTTCTCCTCTTCCATGGAATCTGAAAGTGAATCTGTTGAAAAGCGCAGACATCGCAAGCACAAGAGACATGCTAAGAGTAAACGgtcaaaaaagaaaaggagagagtcAAAGAGGGACAAGCACATTGATGTTCTACCTTCCGACCAAAG TCCTGTGGCTGGAGAGATGGCGCAGGGAGAGGGtgacatggagggagagaaggagcagggtgggaagagagagaagcctgtaGTTCGGCCAGAGGAGATCCCACCTGTGCCAGAGAACCGCTTCCTGCTGAGACGGGACATGCCATCTCAGGAAGATAAAACAGAGAT AACTGAGCAAGAAGAATCATCTCTTACAAGTGATCTGAAACCAGCAGTGACAAAGTCTGGACGGAAAATCAAAGGCAGAGGAACAATG AGATACCACACTCCCACAAGGTCTAAATCCCGCTCTGCATCTGTGGAAGAGCGCGGCAGCAGTGAAACCCCACCGCACTGgaaagaagagatgaagagaaccAAAGTTTATCAACCTCCCAGCGTGGAGAGATGGAGCAAAGGCGACAA ATGGGACGACAGAAGTGACTCTGCATGGTCCCAGTCAGCAGAGCGCTCTTCAGACCACAGCTCGGAGAGGTCCAGCCTGCACCGCCAAatcaagaaagagaagaaaaaagccAAACACAAGAAGAAGGCCAAAAAACGTAAACATGGCAAGAAGAAGAGCTCCAAGAGCAAGCCGCAAGAGCCTTACCTGTCAGAGGGTGAAAGGTCAGTGTCTTCAGGAAGAAGATCCAAGTTAAGAAGATCTCGTTCCCCATCTCGTTCCTCCTCTAGTCAGCGACGCTCAGCCACTAGCAGGAGACCGCGATCCTCGCTGTCCTCCAGAGACTCACGGTCCTACTCTAGGTCCTATACATCAAGTCAATCCAAGTCTCGAGGGAGGTCCAGGTCCAGATCTTACTCAAGATCCAGGAGCCTGTCTAGGTCTAGAAGTCGGTCCCTGTCTAGATCCAGATCTCAGTCCTTTTCCCCGTCCCGGTCTAGATCCAGGTCCAGGACAAGATCCAGGTACAGATCCAGGTCTTTCTCACGGTCCAGAAAGAGGAATCTATCCAGATCCCcgagaaagagaaaagtgagCAAGCCAAAGCCAGATGCTTTGGTCCATGCTCCAGAGAAGGGTCCAGAGAGCAAAGTCGCACCTGTCCCCAGAGTCCCTACTGTCCCAGCCCCTGAAAGTGTCCCTGTGATACCACTGAGTGACAGTCCTCCACCCTCGCGCTGGAAGCCTGGTCAAAAGCCCTGGAAGCCCTCCTACATCCATATTCAGGAAATTAAAGCAAAGCCAGCTTCTAGTACTCTTTCTTCCACTGGACAAGTAGTTGATAATGTTACAGAGAATGTGCAGTCCTTGCCCAATTGCCTTCCAGAGGACTCCCAAAGTGGATATATTTGCACTGACAAGACTCACAGACCTGCACGACGCTCACGCAGTGGGTCCTCCAAAAGCAAGTCCTACAGCCGTTCATACAGTCGCTCAAGGAGTAGAAGTTGTTCTAGGTCCAGGTCGAGATCCCCTCAGCAGTATAATAGCAGGTCTTCCTCCTATAGCAGATCAGACTCTGAAAACTCCCAGAAGAAAAGTAGTATCAAACAGAATTCATTAGACAAGGAATGGAAACAGTATTACAGTTCTCTGAAAAGGATAAAGAATTTAGATAAGTACATTTCACTTCCCAATAGTCAAGAGTCACATTCGGAGTCAGAGGACAGGATGGGCAGTGAGCCTAGTCGTAATCTGAATGGCTCTAGGAGAAGTAGCTCTTTGGGGaacatgaaagagaaagacaactCTCAGGATCAGGTGACAAAGCATTACAGTTCAAAACCAGTGGAGGACTTCAATAGCAGATCTGAATGGGATAGCGATGGTGATAAAGTGAGCCAAAGCAACAGTGCTAACATGTCTAAAAAACAGAAACCAGCAGTcgaaacaaatgaaattctcGACAAGAGGTTATCTGCCCTTGCTGGATGGGATTCTGAAAGTGATTCTGAAAAGGTGCCAGCCAGGATATTGGCCtctgagaaagaggaaggggaggcCAGTTCAGAATCAGAACATGAGACTAGCAGAAAGACATCAGAGGCAGTGATTGCTGTGGCACAAAGGAATTCTGCTGCTTCTGATCAGTCAGAGGAAAGTCCTGAgaagagagagccagagaggcACAAGAGTAAAAAGAAGGCCAAACGGAAGCATAAACacaagaggagaggtgagaccAAAACTGGTTCCCATCGCACTAAGGACAAGGCAAAGAGATCTAAGAGGAAACATCAGAAGCTGAAAGAGACTTTTCACTGGCAGCCACCTTTGGAgtttggagaggaggaagatgaagatgaatcCCAAAAAGAGAAACGAATGGAACAGAAACATAGCCCCGGGAGAGTTGTCAAAGAAAGACCTGGCAGATCCCCAGGTGCTGACAGTATGAATGAGAAGGACCAAAATATCACTTCTTCCCGTAAGAATAGTTCAACACAGGCAGAGCCTCACAGACAGGAATATCACCGACAAATGAGCAATCAACAGAGAACAAAAGAATTTATCCATGAAAACTCAAAACAAACCGAACTTCAAGATCAGTCATCTAACAAAAATGGTGTTAACAAAATGAAATTGCCCAGTATCCAAGATCAAGCAGAGTCGTTAGATGATATGGATATATGTACCCCAGAGCATGACACTGAGACTATTGTTGAACCTCCAGTTACTCAGGATTCTTTCAACAACGCCCCTGAATTCACCCTCAAAACTACCTCTATCTCTTCAAAAATGGCAAATAAAGATAGCAACATTTTCCCTCAACAATCTGCTGCCTCTGTTGCCTTTGCGACAACAACTGGTGGGCTGCAAGATGAAGTAGTCGCTGGCAAATCTAGCGCTGCAATTGACCTAAAATGGAAGCCTCTGAAAGGAATGTCAGCTCTACAGAATGTGAATCTGCCACCTGTCACCATGAAGACCGTCAGACTTCAAGAGAGCCAGAGCCTCAAGACCCAGGGAGTCAGAATGGAGATAAAAAGTAAAAGCCGGGTCCGACCGGGATCTCTGTTCGACGAGGTTCGCAAGACTGCACGGCTCAACCAGAGGCCGAGGAACCAGGAGAGCTCCAGTGAGGAAAAGTCCCCCTCTGTGGTAGGGACCAGGGGTGCATCCCGCACCCGGTCCCCCAGGAAGTCTCGCTCTGCGTCCAGTCACCGGTCCCACTCCAGGGGGCGTTCCCACTCTTACAGCAGGTCCAGAAGTAGATCCCGCAGCTCCAGCTACTCATCCAG GAGTCGCAGCAGAAGTCGGAGGAGACGTGGCAGAGGACGGTCACGCTCCCACAGCAGCACATATCGAAGCTACAGGAGTCACAG
- the nktr gene encoding NK-tumor recognition protein isoform X1, with the protein MGVKDRPQCYFDVELNREPVGRIVFQLFSDICPKTSKNFLCLCTGEKGTGKTTGKKLCFKGSTFHRVVKNFMVQGGDFTEGNGRGGESIYGGYFEDENFILKHDRAFLLSMANRGKDTNGSQFFITTKMAPHLDGVHVVFGLVISGFEVIKKIEGLKTDSASRPYADVRVVDCGQLITKSANDVLEGKRKRTSHSADSSLNSHELSSQFSSSMESESESVEKRRHRKHKRHAKSKRSKKKRRESKRDKHIDVLPSDQSPVAGEMAQGEGDMEGEKEQGGKREKPVVRPEEIPPVPENRFLLRRDMPSQEDKTEITEQEESSLTSDLKPAVTKSGRKIKGRGTMRYHTPTRSKSRSASVEERGSSETPPHWKEEMKRTKVYQPPSVERWSKGDKLNDHSSSRWDDRSDSAWSQSAERSSDHSSERSSLHRQIKKEKKKAKHKKKAKKRKHGKKKSSKSKPQEPYLSEGERSVSSGRRSKLRRSRSPSRSSSSQRRSATSRRPRSSLSSRDSRSYSRSYTSSQSKSRGRSRSRSYSRSRSLSRSRSRSLSRSRSQSFSPSRSRSRSRTRSRYRSRSFSRSRKRNLSRSPRKRKVSKPKPDALVHAPEKGPESKVAPVPRVPTVPAPESVPVIPLSDSPPPSRWKPGQKPWKPSYIHIQEIKAKPASSTLSSTGQVVDNVTENVQSLPNCLPEDSQSGYICTDKTHRPARRSRSGSSKSKSYSRSYSRSRSRSCSRSRSRSPQQYNSRSSSYSRSDSENSQKKSSIKQNSLDKEWKQYYSSLKRIKNLDKYISLPNSQESHSESEDRMGSEPSRNLNGSRRSSSLGNMKEKDNSQDQVTKHYSSKPVEDFNSRSEWDSDGDKVSQSNSANMSKKQKPAVETNEILDKRLSALAGWDSESDSEKVPARILASEKEEGEASSESEHETSRKTSEAVIAVAQRNSAASDQSEESPEKREPERHKSKKKAKRKHKHKRRGETKTGSHRTKDKAKRSKRKHQKLKETFHWQPPLEFGEEEDEDESQKEKRMEQKHSPGRVVKERPGRSPGADSMNEKDQNITSSRKNSSTQAEPHRQEYHRQMSNQQRTKEFIHENSKQTELQDQSSNKNGVNKMKLPSIQDQAESLDDMDICTPEHDTETIVEPPVTQDSFNNAPEFTLKTTSISSKMANKDSNIFPQQSAASVAFATTTGGLQDEVVAGKSSAAIDLKWKPLKGMSALQNVNLPPVTMKTVRLQESQSLKTQGVRMEIKSKSRVRPGSLFDEVRKTARLNQRPRNQESSSEEKSPSVVGTRGASRTRSPRKSRSASSHRSHSRGRSHSYSRSRSRSRSSSYSSRSRSRSRRRRGRGRSRSHSSTYRSYRSHSRTYSRSHSRSRSYDRRRRSRSDSSDSYSSRSRSRSVSRRRGRRRSDSYRSSDRRSRSYRSSSRSSSRRRSHSRSSRYS; encoded by the exons ATGGGGGTGAAAGACCGCCCTCAGTGTTACTTTGATGTGGAGCTCAACCGGGAACCAG ttggGCGCATAGTCTTTCAACTTTTTTCAGATATTTGTCCCAAGACAAGCAAAAACtttctttgtttgtgcactg GTGAAAAAGGAACTGGGAAAACCACAGGGAAAAAGCTGTGCTTCAAAGGCTCCACGTTTCACAGAGTTGTAAAGAACTTTATGGTCCAGGGAGGCGACTTCACTGAAG GaaatggaagaggaggagaatcTATATATGGTGGCTACTTTGAAG ATGAGAACTTCATTCTCAAACACGACAGAGCATTCCTGTTGTCGATGGCCAACCGTGGGAAGGACACCAACGGTTCACAGTTTTTCAT CACAACTAAGATGGCACCTCATCTAGATGG AGTCCACGTCGTCTTTGGCCTAGTCATCTCCGGCTTCGAAGTGATAAAGAAAATTGAGGGTCTGAAGACTGATTCAGCTAGCAGACCCTATGCTGACGTGAGAGTGGTTGACTGCGGGCAACTCATCACCAAGTCTGCTAATGATG TACTTGAAGGCAAGAGGAAAAGAACTTCCCATTCTGCAGACTCTTCCCTCAATTCCCATGAGTTGTCCTCTCAGTTCTCCTCTTCCATGGAATCTGAAAGTGAATCTGTTGAAAAGCGCAGACATCGCAAGCACAAGAGACATGCTAAGAGTAAACGgtcaaaaaagaaaaggagagagtcAAAGAGGGACAAGCACATTGATGTTCTACCTTCCGACCAAAG TCCTGTGGCTGGAGAGATGGCGCAGGGAGAGGGtgacatggagggagagaaggagcagggtgggaagagagagaagcctgtaGTTCGGCCAGAGGAGATCCCACCTGTGCCAGAGAACCGCTTCCTGCTGAGACGGGACATGCCATCTCAGGAAGATAAAACAGAGAT AACTGAGCAAGAAGAATCATCTCTTACAAGTGATCTGAAACCAGCAGTGACAAAGTCTGGACGGAAAATCAAAGGCAGAGGAACAATG AGATACCACACTCCCACAAGGTCTAAATCCCGCTCTGCATCTGTGGAAGAGCGCGGCAGCAGTGAAACCCCACCGCACTGgaaagaagagatgaagagaaccAAAGTTTATCAACCTCCCAGCGTGGAGAGATGGAGCAAAGGCGACAA ATTGAATGACCATTCTTCAAGCAGATGGGACGACAGAAGTGACTCTGCATGGTCCCAGTCAGCAGAGCGCTCTTCAGACCACAGCTCGGAGAGGTCCAGCCTGCACCGCCAAatcaagaaagagaagaaaaaagccAAACACAAGAAGAAGGCCAAAAAACGTAAACATGGCAAGAAGAAGAGCTCCAAGAGCAAGCCGCAAGAGCCTTACCTGTCAGAGGGTGAAAGGTCAGTGTCTTCAGGAAGAAGATCCAAGTTAAGAAGATCTCGTTCCCCATCTCGTTCCTCCTCTAGTCAGCGACGCTCAGCCACTAGCAGGAGACCGCGATCCTCGCTGTCCTCCAGAGACTCACGGTCCTACTCTAGGTCCTATACATCAAGTCAATCCAAGTCTCGAGGGAGGTCCAGGTCCAGATCTTACTCAAGATCCAGGAGCCTGTCTAGGTCTAGAAGTCGGTCCCTGTCTAGATCCAGATCTCAGTCCTTTTCCCCGTCCCGGTCTAGATCCAGGTCCAGGACAAGATCCAGGTACAGATCCAGGTCTTTCTCACGGTCCAGAAAGAGGAATCTATCCAGATCCCcgagaaagagaaaagtgagCAAGCCAAAGCCAGATGCTTTGGTCCATGCTCCAGAGAAGGGTCCAGAGAGCAAAGTCGCACCTGTCCCCAGAGTCCCTACTGTCCCAGCCCCTGAAAGTGTCCCTGTGATACCACTGAGTGACAGTCCTCCACCCTCGCGCTGGAAGCCTGGTCAAAAGCCCTGGAAGCCCTCCTACATCCATATTCAGGAAATTAAAGCAAAGCCAGCTTCTAGTACTCTTTCTTCCACTGGACAAGTAGTTGATAATGTTACAGAGAATGTGCAGTCCTTGCCCAATTGCCTTCCAGAGGACTCCCAAAGTGGATATATTTGCACTGACAAGACTCACAGACCTGCACGACGCTCACGCAGTGGGTCCTCCAAAAGCAAGTCCTACAGCCGTTCATACAGTCGCTCAAGGAGTAGAAGTTGTTCTAGGTCCAGGTCGAGATCCCCTCAGCAGTATAATAGCAGGTCTTCCTCCTATAGCAGATCAGACTCTGAAAACTCCCAGAAGAAAAGTAGTATCAAACAGAATTCATTAGACAAGGAATGGAAACAGTATTACAGTTCTCTGAAAAGGATAAAGAATTTAGATAAGTACATTTCACTTCCCAATAGTCAAGAGTCACATTCGGAGTCAGAGGACAGGATGGGCAGTGAGCCTAGTCGTAATCTGAATGGCTCTAGGAGAAGTAGCTCTTTGGGGaacatgaaagagaaagacaactCTCAGGATCAGGTGACAAAGCATTACAGTTCAAAACCAGTGGAGGACTTCAATAGCAGATCTGAATGGGATAGCGATGGTGATAAAGTGAGCCAAAGCAACAGTGCTAACATGTCTAAAAAACAGAAACCAGCAGTcgaaacaaatgaaattctcGACAAGAGGTTATCTGCCCTTGCTGGATGGGATTCTGAAAGTGATTCTGAAAAGGTGCCAGCCAGGATATTGGCCtctgagaaagaggaaggggaggcCAGTTCAGAATCAGAACATGAGACTAGCAGAAAGACATCAGAGGCAGTGATTGCTGTGGCACAAAGGAATTCTGCTGCTTCTGATCAGTCAGAGGAAAGTCCTGAgaagagagagccagagaggcACAAGAGTAAAAAGAAGGCCAAACGGAAGCATAAACacaagaggagaggtgagaccAAAACTGGTTCCCATCGCACTAAGGACAAGGCAAAGAGATCTAAGAGGAAACATCAGAAGCTGAAAGAGACTTTTCACTGGCAGCCACCTTTGGAgtttggagaggaggaagatgaagatgaatcCCAAAAAGAGAAACGAATGGAACAGAAACATAGCCCCGGGAGAGTTGTCAAAGAAAGACCTGGCAGATCCCCAGGTGCTGACAGTATGAATGAGAAGGACCAAAATATCACTTCTTCCCGTAAGAATAGTTCAACACAGGCAGAGCCTCACAGACAGGAATATCACCGACAAATGAGCAATCAACAGAGAACAAAAGAATTTATCCATGAAAACTCAAAACAAACCGAACTTCAAGATCAGTCATCTAACAAAAATGGTGTTAACAAAATGAAATTGCCCAGTATCCAAGATCAAGCAGAGTCGTTAGATGATATGGATATATGTACCCCAGAGCATGACACTGAGACTATTGTTGAACCTCCAGTTACTCAGGATTCTTTCAACAACGCCCCTGAATTCACCCTCAAAACTACCTCTATCTCTTCAAAAATGGCAAATAAAGATAGCAACATTTTCCCTCAACAATCTGCTGCCTCTGTTGCCTTTGCGACAACAACTGGTGGGCTGCAAGATGAAGTAGTCGCTGGCAAATCTAGCGCTGCAATTGACCTAAAATGGAAGCCTCTGAAAGGAATGTCAGCTCTACAGAATGTGAATCTGCCACCTGTCACCATGAAGACCGTCAGACTTCAAGAGAGCCAGAGCCTCAAGACCCAGGGAGTCAGAATGGAGATAAAAAGTAAAAGCCGGGTCCGACCGGGATCTCTGTTCGACGAGGTTCGCAAGACTGCACGGCTCAACCAGAGGCCGAGGAACCAGGAGAGCTCCAGTGAGGAAAAGTCCCCCTCTGTGGTAGGGACCAGGGGTGCATCCCGCACCCGGTCCCCCAGGAAGTCTCGCTCTGCGTCCAGTCACCGGTCCCACTCCAGGGGGCGTTCCCACTCTTACAGCAGGTCCAGAAGTAGATCCCGCAGCTCCAGCTACTCATCCAG GAGTCGCAGCAGAAGTCGGAGGAGACGTGGCAGAGGACGGTCACGCTCCCACAGCAGCACATATCGAAGCTACAGGAGTCACAG